From a region of the Bermanella marisrubri genome:
- a CDS encoding 2-isopropylmalate synthase has translation MSELIIFDTTMRDGEQSPGASMTLDEKVRIGKALEKMRVDVIEAGFAAASIGDFESIAAVAKAVKESTICSLARAVDNDIDRAAEALKQAERARIHTFIATSPIHMEHKLRMSPDQVVERAVYAVKRARSHVADVEFSCEDAGRSDMDFLCRVIEAAIDAGASTINIPDTVGYAIPEEFGYKIKTLLERIPNADKAIFSVHCHNDLGLAVANSLAAVSNGARQVECTINGLGERAGNAALEEIVMGVKTRPDLFDVQTNIDPQFIVPTSRMVSTITGFPVQPNKAIVGANAFAHESGIHQDGVLKHRETYEIMKAEDVGWGANRMVMGKHSGRAAFRSRLEELGVTFESDQDLNKAFAQFKELADKKHEIFDEDLQALVSAARNMDDKYQLVTLEAHSQTGESPTAKLTITVDGKEVKTSAQGSGPVDATFKAIEEVVKSNTTVQLYSVNAITSGTDSQGEVTVRLEKAGRIVNGLGSDTDIVIASAKAYINALNLLESKTERAHPQSEGV, from the coding sequence ATGAGCGAACTAATCATCTTTGATACCACTATGCGTGATGGCGAGCAAAGCCCAGGCGCTTCTATGACTCTGGATGAGAAGGTACGTATCGGTAAAGCCCTGGAAAAGATGCGTGTAGACGTCATTGAAGCCGGCTTCGCCGCTGCCAGTATCGGCGATTTTGAATCCATTGCGGCTGTGGCTAAAGCGGTCAAAGAATCGACTATCTGTTCTCTTGCGCGGGCCGTTGATAATGATATTGATCGCGCAGCAGAAGCGCTTAAGCAGGCTGAACGAGCTCGAATCCATACGTTTATTGCTACCAGCCCGATTCATATGGAGCATAAGCTTCGTATGTCTCCAGACCAAGTGGTAGAGCGTGCAGTCTATGCAGTGAAACGCGCCCGCAGTCATGTGGCGGATGTAGAGTTTTCATGTGAAGATGCTGGTCGCAGTGACATGGATTTCTTGTGTCGTGTGATTGAAGCCGCTATCGATGCAGGTGCTAGCACCATCAATATTCCTGATACCGTGGGTTATGCGATCCCTGAAGAGTTTGGTTATAAAATCAAAACCTTGTTAGAGCGCATTCCCAATGCTGATAAAGCGATTTTTTCTGTGCATTGTCACAATGATCTTGGTTTGGCTGTAGCTAATTCTCTGGCCGCCGTGAGCAATGGTGCTCGTCAGGTTGAGTGTACCATTAATGGTTTAGGTGAGCGCGCGGGCAACGCGGCTCTAGAAGAAATCGTCATGGGTGTGAAAACACGTCCTGATTTGTTTGACGTGCAAACCAATATTGATCCTCAATTTATTGTGCCTACGTCGCGCATGGTCTCCACCATTACCGGTTTCCCGGTACAGCCCAATAAGGCCATTGTGGGCGCGAATGCGTTTGCACACGAATCAGGCATTCACCAAGATGGTGTATTAAAGCATCGCGAAACCTACGAAATCATGAAAGCGGAAGATGTGGGTTGGGGCGCCAACCGTATGGTAATGGGCAAGCACTCAGGTCGTGCGGCTTTCCGTTCTCGATTAGAAGAGCTGGGTGTGACGTTTGAATCAGATCAAGATCTGAATAAAGCGTTCGCTCAATTCAAAGAGTTAGCTGATAAAAAGCATGAAATTTTCGATGAAGATTTGCAGGCATTGGTAAGCGCCGCTCGTAATATGGACGATAAATATCAGTTGGTCACTTTGGAAGCGCATAGCCAAACAGGTGAATCACCTACTGCTAAATTGACCATTACTGTGGATGGCAAAGAGGTGAAGACATCTGCGCAAGGCAGTGGTCCTGTGGATGCTACGTTTAAAGCGATCGAAGAAGTGGTTAAAAGCAATACTACCGTTCAGTTGTACAGTGTGAACGCGATTACCAGTGGCACAGACAGTCAAGGTGAAGTGACGGTTCGTTTAGAAAAGGCCGGTCGTATCGTGAATGGTTTGGGCAGTGATACGGATATTGTGATTGCCTCGGCTAAAGCCTATATCAATGCGCTGAATTTACTGGAAAGCAAAACCGAACGTGCGCATCCGCAGTCTGAAGGCGTGTAA
- a CDS encoding energy-coupling factor ABC transporter permease has translation MSIEPGLLPDWFLWTLLLLTMPFVVWVLTRINWVALQQRPFLQHIFYIACISLAVLWSIRAGLSSGLGIHFMGLTAATLLMGWPLAMLAGLLSLMLVGFMGLESYAAFGVNYVFNVVLPVASSWWILQWVQRTLPANPFVYIFLCGFFNGAIAILLVALSTSLMLGGLEIYSWQQVYQEYLMYLPLMLFPEAFVNGMVVAGIMGTKPELLSSFDVDKYFSDD, from the coding sequence GTGAGTATTGAACCTGGCTTATTGCCAGATTGGTTTTTATGGACCCTGCTGCTGTTAACCATGCCATTTGTCGTTTGGGTTCTCACGCGCATCAATTGGGTTGCCCTACAGCAACGACCTTTCTTACAGCATATCTTCTATATCGCTTGTATTAGTCTCGCGGTTTTATGGAGTATTCGCGCCGGCCTGAGTAGTGGCTTGGGTATTCACTTCATGGGCTTAACGGCGGCCACGCTGTTAATGGGTTGGCCTTTGGCTATGCTAGCAGGCCTATTGTCTTTGATGTTGGTTGGCTTTATGGGTTTAGAGTCTTATGCCGCGTTTGGGGTCAATTATGTCTTTAATGTCGTGCTTCCGGTTGCTTCTTCATGGTGGATATTACAATGGGTTCAGCGGACCCTACCTGCTAATCCGTTTGTTTATATCTTTTTGTGCGGCTTCTTCAATGGCGCAATTGCCATTTTGCTCGTAGCACTATCGACCAGTCTTATGTTGGGTGGATTAGAAATTTACTCATGGCAGCAGGTTTACCAAGAATATCTCATGTATCTACCTTTGATGCTTTTTCCAGAGGCATTTGTAAACGGTATGGTGGTGGCTGGGATCATGGGAACAAAGCCAGAGTTGTTGAGCTCATTTGATGTTGATAAGTACTTTAGTGATGATTAG
- a CDS encoding DUF6160 family protein encodes MFEWKRNLLSIAITLPFASASQAELQMLGDESLEAVTGQTGLTVELHKQIEVSEVVYSDKDSDTVGGILEMKDIVIGNPADVNNQQAISVHQYDVDGTDGLVIKSTFQPTRLQIGSISVGDHRGSVLDSYATRKSLGTFMYDWTGTSEMRIRGKDAGDSGFIINSTTNITDSDFRWVTNGNTMLVDGMQVGSTITDMTIDVLDNGTEAYLALAIPSMQYNFTLSGLCFAESENCGTNSLGTVQSNMAYKNSYVHIFGGGREGRGIGVDAYFEIDEAVSNSWSYTDEATLTMANMTGYSSLNGFTFDIGQDEAQIGDHIALQFDRLEGNFRAATLEIGAGNAIGEFQVIYDFQDGVHDSVIYQNQLKVAPGIAWAGQSFADLTTEGFTELETFYSNVDQYADGISIYNEWNLTADIIYTDRDNGNDPSALLPGKIVVSNFQSHGSGYASFDIRQGNSITGNGDTYLAVGIRNYQGSYSIDGLRVGDENAQLQGGTELLLPLGIYPAYEFTMNAAVEVRTGGQTGSGVRFDGDVLITDGTFAYSTNILNEGQVDERVVGIWADDVRYEYHFREYTLDVGEDLAGAFPGDAIRLRQGERISDLDIGNLRWGDKNTGDSLGRIRVQKYQQDSQLVIQAGGAGVDSAGNPIGATCIGGSGADSVACENNGGQWLDRGTDGLTVSLKQNWMNQDATDLSKVNRITWENNRTTDGSGNPVNDTGTQFILDNIRTSDGYNLTENDFGMQLSLAVDVAPTRVIKKEDGPDENGISGTRGQEKVVTGTGPTDYVYKDIATLTATDKANRPLGFAVQGQLQFKELDIESIQLKHPNVAQPQTVIHELKMQNFNVTSNLTATPIN; translated from the coding sequence ATGTTTGAGTGGAAACGGAATCTACTTTCTATCGCAATCACCTTGCCTTTTGCCTCAGCATCCCAAGCTGAACTTCAAATGCTGGGTGATGAATCTCTAGAAGCTGTTACAGGTCAGACAGGTCTAACAGTTGAACTGCATAAGCAAATCGAAGTAAGCGAAGTGGTTTATTCCGATAAAGATTCCGATACTGTTGGCGGTATTTTGGAAATGAAAGATATCGTTATTGGTAACCCTGCCGATGTGAATAATCAGCAAGCCATATCCGTGCATCAATATGATGTGGATGGGACCGATGGCTTAGTTATAAAAAGTACCTTTCAGCCGACGCGTTTACAAATCGGTTCCATTTCTGTTGGTGACCATCGCGGTAGTGTATTGGACAGTTATGCGACTCGAAAAAGTTTGGGCACGTTCATGTACGATTGGACTGGCACATCGGAAATGCGAATTCGCGGTAAAGATGCGGGTGATTCAGGTTTCATCATTAACTCCACAACCAACATTACTGATTCGGATTTTCGTTGGGTGACCAACGGCAATACTATGTTGGTTGATGGCATGCAGGTGGGTAGTACTATAACAGACATGACTATTGATGTACTTGATAACGGTACTGAGGCGTATCTCGCTTTAGCTATTCCAAGTATGCAATATAACTTTACGCTGAGCGGTTTATGCTTCGCTGAATCCGAAAATTGCGGTACGAACTCTTTGGGCACTGTGCAAAGTAATATGGCCTATAAAAATAGCTATGTACACATCTTTGGTGGTGGTCGTGAAGGTCGTGGTATTGGTGTGGATGCCTATTTTGAAATCGATGAGGCCGTTAGCAATAGCTGGTCTTATACGGATGAAGCGACACTGACCATGGCCAACATGACAGGTTATTCATCGTTAAATGGCTTTACGTTTGATATTGGTCAAGATGAAGCACAGATCGGTGACCATATTGCGCTGCAGTTTGATCGTTTAGAAGGTAATTTTCGTGCTGCCACATTGGAGATAGGTGCAGGTAATGCTATTGGTGAATTCCAAGTTATCTATGATTTTCAAGATGGTGTGCATGATTCGGTAATTTATCAGAACCAGCTTAAAGTAGCGCCTGGTATTGCTTGGGCAGGTCAGAGTTTTGCCGATTTAACCACTGAGGGCTTTACCGAATTAGAAACATTTTATAGTAATGTAGACCAATATGCCGACGGTATAAGTATTTACAACGAGTGGAATCTTACAGCGGATATTATTTATACCGATCGAGATAATGGTAATGACCCTAGTGCCCTGTTACCGGGTAAAATTGTCGTTAGTAATTTTCAGAGCCATGGTTCGGGATACGCGTCTTTCGATATTCGGCAAGGCAACTCCATTACCGGGAATGGTGATACTTATTTAGCCGTTGGTATACGTAACTACCAAGGAAGTTATTCGATTGACGGTTTGCGTGTGGGTGATGAAAATGCGCAATTGCAGGGCGGCACAGAATTGTTGCTTCCACTCGGTATATATCCTGCTTATGAATTTACAATGAACGCTGCAGTAGAAGTGCGGACTGGAGGCCAAACTGGTTCTGGAGTGAGGTTCGATGGTGATGTATTGATTACCGATGGTACTTTTGCTTATAGCACCAATATTCTGAATGAAGGCCAAGTGGACGAGAGAGTTGTTGGTATTTGGGCCGACGATGTGCGCTATGAATACCATTTCCGTGAGTACACTCTGGATGTTGGTGAAGATTTAGCTGGAGCCTTCCCTGGCGATGCCATTCGTTTACGTCAAGGTGAACGCATAAGTGATCTAGATATTGGTAATTTACGCTGGGGCGATAAAAACACCGGTGATAGTTTAGGCCGGATTCGTGTACAAAAATATCAACAAGACTCGCAATTAGTTATTCAGGCTGGTGGAGCTGGTGTGGATAGCGCTGGCAATCCTATTGGTGCTACTTGTATCGGTGGTTCGGGTGCGGATTCCGTGGCATGTGAAAACAATGGTGGTCAGTGGTTAGATCGTGGAACAGACGGTTTGACCGTCAGTTTAAAACAAAACTGGATGAACCAAGATGCCACAGACCTAAGCAAAGTGAACCGAATCACCTGGGAAAATAATCGCACAACGGACGGTAGTGGTAATCCTGTGAATGATACAGGCACGCAATTTATTTTGGATAATATTCGCACCAGTGATGGTTATAATTTGACCGAAAATGATTTTGGTATGCAGCTAAGCTTGGCTGTGGATGTGGCACCTACCCGCGTAATTAAGAAAGAAGATGGACCTGATGAAAATGGTATTTCCGGTACAAGGGGCCAAGAGAAAGTTGTCACGGGTACTGGGCCTACAGATTATGTGTATAAGGATATTGCAACGTTAACAGCAACAGACAAAGCCAACCGCCCATTGGGTTTTGCTGTTCAGGGTCAATTACAATTTAAAGAGTTGGATATTGAATCCATTCAATTAAAGCATCCCAACGTAGCTCAACCGCAAACGGTGATACATGAGCTAAAAATGCAAAATTTCAACGTTACTTCAAACCTAACAGCTACTCCAATTAACTGA
- a CDS encoding Na+/H+ antiporter NhaC family protein: MRAQSPWALTPMLLFMALFIGSGLYYQAQGVEYAFYKISAPVAILPAIILSLFLAKGTINKRVENFISGCANHTIVTMLLIFLLAGGFASVAKSIGGVDAVVDLGLSLIPAPLVLPGLFVMTAFMATAMGTSMGSIAAVAPIAVGLAEASELPLVLTVGTVMGGAMFGDNLSIISDTTIAATRTQGCNMRDKFRLNFKIAIPAALLTIIWLFIQGDAANVNTDIEHSPIKVLPYLLVLVLAVLGLNVIVVLLTGIVLAGFIGLWQLDAYTVSQWSADIYKGYSNMQEILILSLLIGGLGAMMKSQGGLTWLAAQFDRLSRQSGSPKSHRRIGEGIIAVAVALVNMCTANNTVAILISGSLAKDIAERYGVDPKRSASIMDMSSCIVQGIIPYGAQMLLAASLAGLSPLSLITAVTYCWFLLLAMVVSIALGWPKGFRDSFASSSAS, translated from the coding sequence ATGCGCGCACAATCTCCATGGGCACTTACTCCCATGCTGTTATTCATGGCGTTATTCATTGGTAGCGGACTTTATTATCAAGCCCAAGGCGTGGAGTATGCGTTTTATAAAATCTCCGCGCCGGTTGCCATATTGCCCGCAATAATACTGTCGTTGTTTTTAGCCAAAGGCACGATTAATAAACGAGTTGAAAATTTTATAAGTGGCTGTGCCAATCACACAATTGTCACCATGTTACTGATTTTCTTATTGGCTGGGGGTTTCGCCAGTGTCGCCAAGTCAATTGGTGGTGTGGACGCTGTGGTGGATTTGGGATTATCTTTGATACCTGCACCATTGGTATTGCCTGGTTTGTTTGTAATGACGGCGTTTATGGCCACAGCCATGGGCACATCGATGGGCAGCATAGCTGCAGTCGCTCCGATTGCTGTAGGTTTGGCAGAAGCCTCGGAATTACCATTGGTCCTGACTGTTGGTACCGTGATGGGTGGTGCTATGTTTGGTGATAATCTCTCGATTATTTCAGACACCACTATTGCAGCGACGCGCACTCAAGGCTGCAACATGCGCGACAAGTTTCGCCTTAACTTTAAAATTGCCATCCCCGCCGCTTTGTTAACCATTATTTGGTTGTTCATCCAAGGGGATGCGGCCAATGTGAATACCGATATTGAACACTCTCCCATTAAAGTGTTGCCTTATCTCTTGGTCTTAGTGCTGGCTGTGCTTGGATTGAACGTCATTGTAGTGCTACTTACAGGTATCGTGTTAGCTGGCTTTATTGGCCTGTGGCAGCTAGATGCTTATACAGTTTCTCAGTGGTCCGCTGATATATATAAAGGCTACAGTAACATGCAAGAGATTTTAATCTTGTCACTATTGATTGGTGGATTAGGTGCCATGATGAAGTCTCAAGGTGGATTAACATGGCTGGCGGCTCAGTTTGACCGATTAAGCCGACAAAGCGGTTCACCTAAAAGTCATAGACGCATTGGCGAAGGCATCATTGCTGTCGCCGTTGCTTTAGTCAATATGTGTACGGCTAATAACACCGTAGCGATACTCATCAGCGGTAGCTTGGCTAAGGATATTGCTGAGCGCTATGGCGTCGACCCAAAACGCAGTGCCAGTATCATGGATATGAGCTCTTGTATTGTGCAAGGGATTATTCCATACGGTGCGCAAATGCTGCTAGCAGCGTCTTTGGCTGGTTTGTCTCCACTGTCGCTAATTACTGCCGTGACTTACTGTTGGTTCTTATTGTTGGCCATGGTGGTCTCGATCGCTTTAGGTTGGCCAAAAGGTTTTCGTGATAGTTTCGCGTCGAGCAGTGCCTCGTAA
- the prfC gene encoding peptide chain release factor 3, which produces MSKHQSEVAKRRTFAIISHPDAGKTTITEKVLLFGNALQQAGTVKGKKSGQHAKSDWMQMEKDRGISVTTSVMQFPYNECLVNLLDTPGHEDFSEDTYRTLTAVDSCLMVIDAAKGVEERTIKLMEVTRLRDTPIITFMNKLDRDTRDPIELMDEVEDVLKIACAPITWPIGMGKEFKGVYNLYDDEVILYSTGQGHTIQERRTIQGLDSPELDKELGAYADDFRDEIELVRGASHEFDLEMFLAGELTPVYFGTALGNFGVDHMLDGLTAWAPAPQARETHDRKVEPMEEKFSGFVFKIQANMDPQHRDRIAFLRIVSGKYQKGMKSKHVRIGKEVRFSDALTFMAGDREAVEEASAGDIIGLHNHGSIQIGDTFTQGEDLKFTGIPHFAPELFKRIRLKDPLKQKQLLKGIIQLSEEGAVQVFRPLKNNDLIVGAVGPLQFDVVAQRLKDEYKVEAIYEPISVATARWVDSDDKQKMAEFEKKAYDNLALDGGDNLTYIAPTMVNLSLAQERYPDVNFRSTREH; this is translated from the coding sequence ATGAGTAAGCATCAGAGCGAAGTGGCCAAGCGCCGCACATTCGCGATTATCTCGCACCCAGATGCGGGTAAAACCACCATCACCGAAAAGGTATTGTTATTCGGGAACGCGTTACAACAGGCGGGTACCGTAAAAGGTAAAAAATCCGGACAACACGCCAAATCTGACTGGATGCAGATGGAAAAAGATCGTGGAATCTCTGTTACGACCTCGGTCATGCAGTTTCCGTACAATGAATGCTTGGTTAATCTGCTCGATACTCCTGGGCACGAAGACTTCTCCGAAGATACCTATCGTACACTCACTGCGGTTGACTCATGTTTGATGGTAATTGATGCTGCTAAAGGGGTAGAGGAACGCACGATCAAATTGATGGAAGTTACGCGACTGCGTGATACTCCTATTATCACTTTTATGAACAAATTGGATCGTGATACTCGTGATCCAATTGAGTTGATGGACGAAGTGGAAGATGTATTGAAGATTGCTTGTGCACCTATCACGTGGCCCATCGGCATGGGTAAAGAGTTTAAAGGTGTTTACAACCTCTATGATGATGAGGTTATTTTATATAGCACAGGCCAAGGTCATACCATTCAAGAACGTCGGACTATACAAGGTTTAGATAGCCCAGAACTTGATAAAGAACTTGGTGCTTACGCCGATGATTTTCGTGATGAGATTGAACTGGTGCGTGGCGCTAGTCACGAGTTTGATTTAGAAATGTTCCTCGCAGGTGAATTGACGCCAGTTTATTTTGGTACTGCCTTGGGTAATTTCGGTGTGGACCATATGCTGGATGGTTTAACGGCATGGGCACCTGCACCTCAAGCTCGTGAAACCCACGATCGTAAAGTAGAGCCAATGGAAGAGAAATTCTCAGGCTTTGTTTTTAAGATACAGGCTAATATGGATCCACAGCACCGAGACCGGATTGCGTTTCTACGTATCGTATCGGGTAAATACCAGAAAGGCATGAAGTCAAAACATGTGCGCATTGGTAAAGAAGTGCGGTTTAGCGATGCCCTAACATTTATGGCTGGTGATCGTGAAGCGGTGGAAGAAGCCAGCGCTGGAGACATCATTGGTTTGCATAACCATGGCTCGATCCAAATCGGTGATACATTTACTCAAGGTGAAGATCTTAAGTTCACCGGGATCCCGCATTTTGCTCCTGAACTCTTTAAACGTATTCGTTTAAAAGATCCTTTAAAGCAAAAGCAGTTATTGAAGGGCATTATTCAGCTCTCGGAAGAAGGGGCCGTGCAGGTCTTTCGGCCATTAAAAAATAACGACTTGATTGTTGGCGCGGTTGGTCCGCTTCAGTTTGATGTGGTTGCTCAGCGCTTAAAAGATGAATACAAGGTAGAAGCCATATACGAACCGATCAGCGTAGCGACTGCGCGATGGGTAGACAGTGATGACAAGCAAAAAATGGCGGAATTTGAGAAAAAAGCGTATGACAACCTTGCGCTAGATGGTGGTGATAATCTCACTTACATCGCGCCCACGATGGTTAACTTGTCGCTGGCCCAAGAGCGCTATCCTGATGTGAATTTCCGTTCAACCCGAGAACATTAG
- a CDS encoding ATP-binding protein has protein sequence MNEAVKHNLRRLAKLRLIMVAAAAAGYALIGIESSPWQQQITIYLCLLLLLVLGCVNYLHGRRPSPIPERLEMSASLFADVFLVAGLIYFSGGANNPFISYLLVPIVISAATLGWLITWMLCLLAITLYGVLLFFYQPLLSLDLQLHHMGLSLHITGMWLTFSISAIFIAYFVVDMALELFHQTQQNAGYREQLMQQEHIMMLANQAASTAHEIGTPLTSIQITINELIKWETDLSAESRQDLALIKEQIQLCKSKLQSLTQQHESNDRGAENIVEFIEQTLQQWLLLFPNGKYTWLKPMTRCEKQVQYPPVIAQAIVNLLQNAALANPAKAIELQVTFHSSGWQLSIYDQGQGNAQLISDNLMLAPKGPSNQGLGIGLILSRHSILQSGGKLQFKQRENLGVETQVTLPWDQTS, from the coding sequence ATGAATGAAGCGGTTAAGCACAATCTCAGGCGTTTAGCGAAGCTGCGACTCATTATGGTAGCCGCCGCCGCTGCGGGATATGCTCTTATAGGTATTGAATCGAGCCCTTGGCAACAACAAATTACAATTTATCTCTGTCTCTTGTTATTGCTTGTGCTGGGTTGCGTTAATTACCTTCATGGACGTCGGCCATCTCCTATACCTGAACGCTTGGAAATGTCGGCCTCATTGTTTGCCGATGTCTTCCTTGTAGCTGGTCTCATCTATTTTAGTGGTGGAGCCAATAACCCATTTATTAGTTATCTTCTCGTTCCTATCGTGATAAGTGCAGCGACTTTAGGGTGGCTGATCACATGGATGCTATGTCTTTTGGCTATTACTTTATACGGCGTTCTACTGTTCTTTTATCAGCCACTACTATCACTTGATTTGCAACTGCACCATATGGGACTGAGCCTTCATATTACTGGAATGTGGTTGACCTTTAGTATCAGTGCTATCTTCATTGCCTATTTTGTTGTCGACATGGCTTTGGAATTATTTCATCAAACTCAACAAAACGCGGGCTATCGCGAACAGCTCATGCAACAGGAACATATTATGATGCTGGCGAATCAAGCAGCCAGCACAGCCCATGAAATAGGTACGCCATTAACGAGCATACAAATTACGATTAACGAGTTAATAAAATGGGAAACCGATTTAAGCGCTGAAAGCCGACAAGATTTAGCACTTATTAAAGAGCAAATTCAGCTCTGCAAAAGCAAATTGCAAAGCCTAACACAACAGCACGAAAGCAATGATCGTGGTGCTGAAAACATTGTTGAATTTATTGAGCAAACTCTTCAACAGTGGTTACTTCTATTTCCCAATGGAAAATACACATGGCTCAAACCGATGACTCGCTGTGAGAAACAGGTGCAATACCCACCAGTCATCGCACAAGCTATCGTAAACTTGTTACAAAATGCCGCATTGGCGAATCCAGCTAAGGCGATTGAACTTCAGGTCACGTTCCATAGCAGTGGTTGGCAATTAAGTATTTATGATCAGGGTCAAGGGAATGCACAACTGATTAGCGATAATCTCATGCTCGCACCTAAAGGTCCTAGTAATCAGGGGCTTGGTATTGGATTGATTTTAAGCCGCCATAGCATCTTGCAATCAGGTGGAAAGTTGCAATTCAAACAGAGAGAGAATTTGGGAGTGGAAACACAAGTAACATTACCTTGGGATCAAACTTCATGA
- a CDS encoding glutamine amidotransferase-related protein: MKIGILATGTTPDELIAQYDSYANMFVQLFGKAGYDFDFTTFDVRDDVFPETLQGFDAWIITGSKFNVEDNTPWMIRLKQVIRDLYDQHVPILGICFGHQIVADAFDGQVSQNPNGWGVGLHSYQLDRHPKGVPAETQSFTISAMHRYQVTKKPSNAEVFASSEFCPFAGLVYDDRILTFQAHPEFMLEYEKELVALRKGEVIPEEEANAGLATCNKHGAKTDSVELAHWMARFIQK, encoded by the coding sequence ATGAAAATCGGTATCCTTGCGACGGGCACAACCCCAGATGAATTGATTGCTCAATACGACTCCTACGCCAATATGTTTGTTCAGCTCTTTGGCAAAGCGGGTTATGACTTTGATTTTACTACGTTTGATGTTCGTGATGATGTCTTCCCTGAGACATTACAGGGGTTTGATGCGTGGATTATCACAGGTTCTAAGTTCAATGTTGAGGATAACACCCCATGGATGATTAGATTGAAGCAGGTCATTCGCGATTTATACGATCAGCATGTTCCGATTCTCGGAATTTGTTTTGGCCACCAAATTGTGGCTGATGCCTTTGATGGCCAAGTGAGTCAAAATCCAAATGGTTGGGGAGTGGGCTTGCATTCTTATCAATTAGACCGCCACCCAAAGGGCGTGCCTGCCGAAACTCAATCTTTTACGATCAGTGCAATGCATCGCTATCAAGTGACTAAAAAGCCGAGTAATGCAGAAGTTTTTGCCAGCTCTGAGTTCTGTCCGTTTGCAGGGTTGGTCTATGACGATCGCATTTTGACGTTCCAAGCTCACCCGGAGTTTATGCTGGAATATGAAAAAGAATTAGTGGCTTTGCGCAAAGGCGAGGTTATTCCAGAAGAAGAAGCGAATGCCGGCTTAGCGACTTGTAATAAACACGGGGCGAAAACGGACTCTGTTGAACTGGCACATTGGATGGCACGTTTTATTCAAAAATAG
- the rimI gene encoding ribosomal protein S18-alanine N-acetyltransferase: MITIRSMEINDIDVVINIEHQGYSFPWSRSLFEQAIHSNKYAAVIEYKNKICGYAVLSYVVGEAELLNICVDPKERGQGLAQTLLKHLMDEAKKAENHEMFLEVRPSNDAAIHIYQKHGFNEIGRRKDYYPTKGGREDALLMAAVL, translated from the coding sequence TTGATCACCATTCGCAGCATGGAAATAAACGACATTGATGTCGTCATTAACATCGAGCATCAAGGTTATAGTTTTCCTTGGTCTCGCTCCCTATTTGAACAAGCGATTCATTCCAATAAATACGCTGCAGTGATTGAGTACAAAAATAAGATCTGTGGTTATGCTGTGCTCTCTTATGTCGTTGGCGAGGCAGAACTACTCAATATCTGTGTGGACCCGAAAGAACGTGGCCAAGGACTTGCTCAGACTCTTCTTAAGCACTTGATGGATGAAGCAAAGAAAGCGGAAAATCATGAAATGTTTTTAGAGGTTCGTCCCAGCAATGACGCCGCGATACATATTTATCAAAAGCATGGTTTCAACGAAATAGGTCGCCGCAAAGACTATTATCCGACTAAGGGCGGAAGAGAGGACGCTCTTCTTATGGCGGCAGTGCTCTAG
- a CDS encoding response regulator transcription factor, translating into MTDFLIVDDDPTLLDVLARALTRRGYSVVTAQEATQAMELFETHIPQHVCLDLKLEHGSTLDLIETMKQMHPSCKIVMLTAYASIATAVDAVKKGAIQYLCKPVDIEQILGAFAEEAGPADIKETPTNPRRLEWEHIQQVLHKNQGNISVTARELGMHRRTLQRKLQKRPVKE; encoded by the coding sequence ATGACTGATTTTCTAATTGTAGATGATGATCCTACTCTACTTGATGTGCTTGCGAGAGCCCTGACGCGACGTGGCTATTCGGTTGTAACCGCGCAAGAGGCTACTCAAGCAATGGAGTTGTTCGAAACACACATACCGCAACACGTGTGTTTAGATTTGAAGTTAGAACATGGCTCGACGCTAGACCTGATCGAGACAATGAAACAAATGCACCCAAGCTGCAAGATCGTTATGCTCACTGCCTATGCCAGTATTGCCACAGCAGTAGATGCGGTGAAAAAAGGCGCTATTCAGTATCTCTGTAAACCTGTAGATATCGAACAAATATTGGGCGCTTTTGCGGAAGAAGCAGGACCTGCAGACATAAAAGAAACTCCGACTAACCCGAGACGTTTAGAATGGGAGCACATTCAGCAAGTCCTGCATAAAAACCAAGGCAACATTAGTGTTACCGCTCGCGAGCTGGGCATGCACAGGCGTACTCTACAACGCAAACTGCAAAAGCGCCCTGTGAAAGAATAA